The proteins below come from a single Natrinema sp. SYSU A 869 genomic window:
- a CDS encoding helix-turn-helix domain-containing protein produces the protein MELVAEYEIICESLPLVEVAETFPEATLETMIGPDQGRHPPFITTVIHDSPERVEQAFESATFVGEYSLIDRTDQRRRYKILPSVGMEDQLGEAVDDLAALRALAHTDSIIDRIRVTPTGWVQTGRFADMETLDDFRTFWQRNGAFRLCRLTRGTDAAATDDGLTDPQFEAVRIAYEMGYFEIPRTASLEDVAAELGISASSLSERLRRAQTHLVETTIASSDRVGPGGRTPL, from the coding sequence ATGGAACTCGTCGCCGAATACGAGATTATCTGCGAGTCGCTCCCGCTCGTCGAGGTGGCCGAGACGTTCCCCGAGGCGACGCTCGAAACCATGATCGGTCCCGATCAGGGCCGTCACCCACCGTTTATCACCACTGTGATCCACGACTCGCCCGAACGGGTCGAACAAGCCTTCGAGTCGGCAACGTTCGTGGGGGAGTACTCGCTGATCGACCGAACGGACCAGCGACGTCGGTACAAGATACTGCCGAGCGTCGGGATGGAGGACCAACTCGGAGAGGCGGTCGACGACCTCGCAGCGCTCCGCGCGCTGGCGCACACGGACTCGATCATCGATCGGATCCGGGTCACGCCGACCGGCTGGGTCCAGACCGGGAGATTTGCCGATATGGAGACACTGGACGACTTTCGCACCTTCTGGCAACGGAACGGTGCGTTCAGGCTCTGCAGACTTACTCGCGGGACCGACGCCGCGGCGACAGACGACGGACTGACCGACCCCCAGTTCGAGGCGGTCCGAATCGCCTACGAAATGGGATACTTTGAGATCCCGCGGACGGCGTCGCTCGAGGACGTCGCCGCCGAACTCGGGATCTCCGCGTCGTCACTCTCCGAGCGACTCCGGCGGGCACAGACCCACCTCGTCGAGACGACCATCGCCTCGAGCGATCGAGTGGGGCCAGGAGGGCGAACGCCGCTGTGA
- a CDS encoding Lrp/AsnC family transcriptional regulator, translating into MSTLSGNWREAIDDVDAALIDGYQSGFPIEERPFRRVGSDLGIDESEAIDRVRALQEASIVRRFGAVLNPPVIGSSTLAAVQAPADRFTEVAAIINDYRQVNHNYARDHEWNMWFVVTAGSQAARDDILAEIEHRTGCGVLNLPMLTDYYIDLEFPVVNGDRFARESLEERLDSSATRISEEAAGDLSALEAELLLEIQDGFPLSATPYRDIAGEVGYAVEDVLAAVERLLEGGYLKRIGCVINHVVTGFDANCMVVWDVPDGELDEWGERAGGLPSVTLCYNRPRRPEQEWPYNLFTMIHGRDSEAVDAKIDELAADYLPVDHERLYSTETLKQTGARYDDLVGR; encoded by the coding sequence ATGAGTACCCTGTCGGGGAACTGGCGCGAGGCCATCGACGACGTGGACGCAGCGCTGATCGACGGCTATCAGAGCGGCTTCCCGATCGAAGAACGCCCATTCCGCCGCGTTGGTTCCGATCTCGGAATTGACGAATCAGAAGCGATCGACCGCGTCCGCGCCCTGCAGGAGGCCAGTATCGTCCGCCGGTTCGGTGCCGTCCTCAACCCGCCCGTGATCGGCTCGTCGACGCTCGCCGCAGTGCAGGCACCCGCGGACCGCTTCACGGAGGTCGCCGCGATCATCAACGACTACCGACAGGTCAACCACAACTACGCCCGCGATCACGAATGGAACATGTGGTTCGTCGTCACCGCCGGCTCGCAGGCCGCCCGCGACGACATTTTAGCCGAAATCGAGCACCGTACCGGCTGTGGCGTCCTGAATCTGCCGATGCTGACCGATTACTACATCGACCTCGAGTTCCCCGTCGTCAACGGCGATCGCTTCGCCCGCGAATCCCTTGAGGAGCGATTAGACTCCTCTGCGACTCGGATCAGCGAGGAAGCGGCGGGCGATCTCTCCGCGCTCGAGGCCGAACTCTTACTCGAAATTCAGGACGGGTTCCCGCTGTCGGCGACGCCGTACCGCGACATCGCGGGGGAAGTCGGCTACGCCGTCGAGGACGTGCTCGCGGCCGTCGAACGGCTGCTCGAGGGTGGCTATCTCAAGCGTATCGGCTGCGTGATCAACCACGTCGTGACGGGCTTTGACGCCAACTGCATGGTCGTCTGGGACGTGCCCGACGGTGAACTCGACGAGTGGGGCGAGCGAGCGGGTGGGCTGCCCTCCGTTACGCTCTGTTACAATCGGCCCCGCCGTCCCGAGCAGGAGTGGCCGTACAACCTGTTTACGATGATCCACGGCCGCGATTCGGAGGCCGTCGACGCGAAGATCGACGAACTCGCTGCCGACTATCTCCCCGTCGATCACGAACGGCTCTACTCGACCGAGACGCTGAAGCAGACCGGCGCGCGCTACGACGATCTGGTCGGCCGCTGA
- a CDS encoding DUF4350 domain-containing protein, with amino-acid sequence MSWHAGTVDEEGIVWPRALLVALALATVVALGVLAATSTAAFSPHNPAWDGATGLRDEIEADPDVESELVRDPDRYEAFSNESAANGTVAFVVAPDDSYTDAEAARIRTFVENGGTLVVLENVGENGNKLLADVGAAARTDGRLLRDEYENDGGPAMPVATGVENHSLTDGVDQLTLNYATAVDPGSENTTVLATTSDLAYLTADDDQLDQEDELGTHPVATVENVSRGRVVTVGDPSLVINAMRDRPDNDRFVRELYGDADRVLLDVSHTADVPPLAAAVLTIRAVRPLQLLLGVGGIAAIAAASGRRARSVAARARRLLPGNRSRRADPHDGSASSVRSSSSVSVLSDAEREAIVRRRHPEWDDDRIQRVIADGNRIRRDHDD; translated from the coding sequence GTGAGCTGGCACGCCGGAACGGTCGACGAGGAGGGAATCGTCTGGCCACGTGCCCTGCTGGTCGCGCTCGCACTGGCGACCGTCGTCGCGCTTGGGGTCCTCGCGGCGACGTCCACTGCGGCATTCAGTCCACACAATCCCGCCTGGGACGGCGCGACCGGCCTCCGCGACGAGATCGAAGCCGATCCCGACGTCGAGAGCGAACTCGTCCGTGATCCGGACAGATACGAGGCATTCTCGAACGAATCCGCTGCCAACGGGACGGTCGCGTTCGTCGTCGCACCGGACGATTCCTACACCGATGCGGAGGCCGCGCGGATCAGGACGTTCGTCGAGAACGGCGGCACGCTCGTCGTCCTCGAGAACGTCGGCGAGAACGGGAACAAGCTACTGGCCGATGTCGGTGCGGCGGCCCGCACGGACGGACGCCTGCTACGCGACGAGTACGAGAACGACGGGGGGCCGGCGATGCCGGTCGCGACCGGCGTCGAGAACCACTCGCTGACCGACGGGGTCGACCAGCTGACGCTCAATTACGCGACAGCGGTCGACCCAGGATCGGAGAATACGACGGTACTCGCCACGACGAGCGATCTCGCCTATCTCACTGCGGACGATGACCAGCTTGACCAGGAAGACGAACTCGGAACGCACCCGGTCGCGACCGTAGAAAACGTCAGCCGCGGACGAGTCGTCACAGTCGGCGATCCGAGTCTCGTGATCAACGCGATGCGCGACCGACCGGATAACGATCGATTCGTCCGGGAACTGTACGGCGATGCGGACCGTGTCCTGCTGGACGTCTCGCACACCGCCGACGTCCCACCGCTGGCCGCCGCGGTCCTGACGATACGCGCCGTCCGACCGCTGCAGCTGCTGCTCGGGGTCGGCGGCATCGCCGCGATCGCGGCGGCATCCGGGCGACGCGCCCGCTCAGTCGCGGCGCGCGCTCGGCGACTACTGCCCGGAAACCGCTCCCGACGCGCCGACCCGCACGATGGCTCGGCATCATCAGTCCGGTCGTCGTCCTCGGTGTCCGTCCTGTCCGACGCAGAGCGGGAAGCGATTGTTCGACGGCGACATCCCGAGTGGGACGATGATCGGATCCAGCGCGTGATAGCGGACGGTAACCGTATCCGACGGGACCACGATGACTAG
- a CDS encoding MoxR family ATPase, with amino-acid sequence MSENDPKSDGSRTDTGDPEAIFDALRAEIGRVLVGNDDAVELLTITLLTRGHLLLEGVPGVAKTTLANLFARASGLEYNRVQMTPDILPADITGTEIYRKNRETFELQRGPVFANVVVADEINRATPKTQSALLEAMQERHVTIGGKTLELPQPFMVIATQNPIEMEGVFELPEAQRDRFQFKHRIGLPGEDDELELVDRFDDEPMLGPTAVEQVVDREEILEARERADAVHVARPVKKYLVDLVGETRAHPDVAHGASPRATLASLDGVKVRAAIRGRGYVIPDDVKALAEPILAHRLVLTTDAGLSDVAADEVVADVLESVDVPGTETALEQEAVSDGGDDTYPTE; translated from the coding sequence ATGAGCGAGAACGATCCAAAATCCGACGGCAGTCGTACAGACACGGGCGATCCGGAAGCGATCTTCGACGCGTTACGCGCGGAGATCGGCCGCGTCCTCGTCGGCAACGACGACGCGGTCGAACTGCTTACGATCACGCTGCTGACTCGCGGCCACCTCCTGCTCGAGGGGGTCCCCGGCGTGGCGAAGACGACGCTCGCGAACCTCTTCGCCCGCGCGAGCGGCCTCGAGTATAATCGTGTTCAGATGACGCCGGATATCCTCCCGGCGGACATCACGGGGACGGAGATCTACCGCAAGAACAGGGAGACGTTCGAACTCCAGCGAGGCCCTGTCTTCGCGAACGTTGTCGTCGCCGACGAGATCAACCGCGCGACGCCGAAGACCCAGAGCGCCCTGCTCGAGGCTATGCAGGAGCGTCACGTCACCATCGGCGGGAAGACGCTCGAGTTGCCACAGCCGTTTATGGTCATCGCGACGCAGAATCCGATCGAGATGGAGGGCGTCTTCGAACTGCCGGAGGCCCAGCGCGATCGCTTCCAGTTCAAACACCGGATCGGGCTCCCCGGCGAGGACGACGAACTGGAACTCGTCGACCGCTTCGATGACGAGCCGATGCTCGGGCCGACGGCGGTCGAGCAGGTCGTCGACCGCGAGGAAATACTCGAGGCACGGGAGCGTGCCGACGCCGTTCACGTCGCTCGCCCGGTCAAGAAGTATCTCGTCGATCTCGTCGGGGAGACGCGAGCCCATCCCGATGTCGCTCACGGAGCGTCACCGCGGGCGACGCTCGCGTCTCTCGACGGGGTCAAGGTACGGGCCGCGATCCGCGGTCGCGGGTACGTCATCCCGGACGATGTGAAGGCACTGGCCGAGCCGATTCTGGCGCATCGACTCGTGTTGACGACCGACGCCGGACTGAGCGACGTCGCTGCGGACGAAGTCGTCGCGGATGTCCTCGAGTCCGTCGATGTTCCGGGGACTGAGACCGCGCTCGAACAGGAGGCCGTGAGCGACGGTGGCGACGACACCTACCCGACGGAGTGA
- a CDS encoding DUF58 domain-containing protein — MRLTRELWASLSLAGFLAAFAVVIDRPLPLAGTVLIGAWILASQYSFLAALDRARRRLSVTRSLPSATVRADESTPVTMDARLADPALLSLNVDAGLPTAATTPDRDATGVALEPNATATTETVAVTWPVVGRHRFDAARVTATDGRFVETFATAEQPTVSVESRGPQQIHVGEGGDRLTSLYGAHTLRRSGRGIEPAEIREHVPGDAAKRIDWKATARLATPHVREYETETTRRTLLVVDHRRSLSTGPPAETKLDYLREVVLSTAESARELDDPLGLVGVDDRGVTTRIDPTATAETYATVRRELLDIEPTPSEPTARSAAEPAARTPSQATDGGHTERGRPTRTTAGPDPSIHDRPTRATARRSVRDLEADGDSFAETLRPFYADSQRYYRRVRERPLFDAVETALTSNASSTWAVIFTDDAEPSELRETVSMARANNAAVTVFLAPTVLYEPSGIDDVERAYDRYLEFEALRRDIGRLDRVRAFEVGPGDRLAAVLAAGREWGERR, encoded by the coding sequence ATGCGACTGACGCGTGAACTCTGGGCTAGCCTCTCCCTCGCGGGGTTTCTGGCCGCGTTCGCGGTCGTCATCGATCGTCCGCTCCCCCTGGCGGGAACGGTACTGATCGGCGCGTGGATCCTCGCGTCACAGTACTCGTTTCTCGCTGCGCTCGACCGAGCGAGACGCCGACTCTCAGTGACGCGATCACTTCCGTCCGCGACCGTTCGAGCCGACGAGTCGACGCCGGTAACGATGGACGCCAGGCTCGCGGACCCGGCGCTCCTCTCCCTCAACGTGGACGCTGGCCTGCCGACCGCGGCGACGACGCCGGACCGTGACGCGACGGGCGTCGCGCTCGAGCCCAATGCGACGGCCACAACGGAGACCGTGGCCGTCACGTGGCCGGTCGTCGGTCGCCACCGGTTCGATGCGGCTCGAGTGACCGCGACCGACGGTCGGTTCGTCGAGACGTTCGCAACGGCCGAGCAACCGACTGTCTCGGTCGAGTCGCGAGGCCCCCAGCAAATTCACGTCGGTGAGGGCGGCGATCGGCTCACGAGCCTGTACGGTGCACACACGCTACGCCGGTCGGGCCGCGGGATCGAGCCGGCCGAAATACGGGAACACGTTCCTGGGGACGCGGCCAAGCGGATCGATTGGAAGGCGACCGCGCGGCTCGCGACGCCCCACGTCCGCGAGTACGAGACCGAGACGACGCGTCGGACCCTCCTCGTGGTCGATCACCGCCGATCCCTCTCGACTGGCCCACCGGCAGAGACGAAACTCGACTACCTCCGTGAGGTAGTGCTCTCGACGGCTGAAAGTGCCCGTGAACTCGACGACCCGCTCGGGCTCGTTGGCGTCGACGACCGCGGCGTGACGACCCGTATCGATCCTACGGCGACGGCCGAGACGTATGCGACGGTTCGCCGCGAACTCCTCGACATCGAGCCGACGCCGTCGGAACCGACCGCCCGGAGCGCTGCCGAGCCGGCCGCTCGAACGCCATCACAAGCGACCGACGGCGGGCACACCGAGCGAGGACGCCCGACTCGGACGACCGCCGGCCCCGATCCGTCGATTCACGACCGGCCGACGCGGGCGACGGCTCGTCGCTCAGTTCGCGATCTCGAGGCCGACGGCGACTCCTTCGCCGAGACGCTCCGTCCGTTCTACGCCGATTCCCAGCGGTACTACCGCCGTGTTCGGGAGCGACCGCTCTTCGACGCCGTGGAGACGGCACTGACGTCGAACGCGTCCTCGACGTGGGCCGTCATCTTCACCGACGACGCCGAGCCGTCCGAACTTCGCGAGACGGTGTCGATGGCCCGCGCGAACAACGCCGCCGTCACGGTCTTTCTCGCACCCACGGTGCTCTATGAACCCAGCGGCATCGACGACGTCGAACGAGCGTACGACCGTTACCTCGAGTTCGAGGCATTGCGCCGTGATATCGGGCGACTCGACCGGGTCCGCGCGTTCGAAGTCGGGCCCGGCGATCGACTCGCGGCCGTCCTCGCGGCCGGGCGCGAATGGGGTGAGCGACGATGA